The Oryza glaberrima chromosome 9, OglaRS2, whole genome shotgun sequence genome includes a window with the following:
- the LOC127785163 gene encoding cytochrome P450 716A1-like, giving the protein MDASAMLVALLTILATAAAAAAAVASSSLRRRKNQPPGSLGLPVVGHTLALLRALRSNAAEDWLRRRAAAYGPVSTISLFGRPTAFLAGASCNKLLFSSDKLAAMSSASFLRMVGRRNIREVAGDDHRRVRAMMARFLRLDAVKNYVSAMDDEVRRHLRAEWGGRAAVAVMPSMKSLTFDVMCTVLFGLERRGDHAAVRRELSSEFQQLVRGIWAVPVNLPFTTFGKCLAASRRGRRAVARIVEERRRASGGSAGDLVTHMLAEGMDEEEIIDNVVFLMVAAHDTTAVLLTFLLRHLDGNRAAYERVAAEQEAIAAQRRRRGGSGSALTWDDLAGMRYTWAAAMETLRMVPPTFANMRKAVADVEVGGYVIPKGWQVITAATMTHLDPAIFPDPGRFEPARFEAAAAKSAPPPFSYVPFGGGARACPGNEFARAETLVAMHYIVTGFRWRLAAGCDGGFSRHPLPCPNQGLLLDIEPKEYNELC; this is encoded by the coding sequence ATGGACGCTTCTGCGATGCTGGTAGCTCTACTAAccatcctcgccaccgccgccgccgccgccgccgccgtggcgtcgtcgtcgctgcgcCGCCGCAAGAATCAGCCTCCGGGCTCCCTGGGCCTCCCCGTCGTCGGCCACACCCTCGCCCTGCTCCGCGCCCTCCGCTCCAACGCCGCCGAGGACTggctccgccgccgtgccgccgcctacGGCCCCGTCTCCACGATCTCCCTCTTCGGCCGCCCCACGGCgttcctcgccggcgcctcctGCAACAAGCTCCTCTTCTCCAGCGACAAGCTCGCCGCCATGAGCAGCGCCTCCTTCCTCCGCATGGTCGGCCGCCGCAACATCCgcgaggtggccggcgacgaccacCGCCGCGTCAGGGCCATGATGGCCCGCTTCCTCAGGCTCGACGCCGTCAAGAACTACGTCTCGGCCATGGACGACGAggtccgccgccatctccgcgcCGAGTggggcggccgcgccgccgtcgcggtgATGCCGTCGATGAAGTCGCTGACGTTCGACGTCATGTGCACCGTGCTGTTCGGGCTGGAGAGGCGGGGCGACCACGCCGCCGTGAGGCGTGAGCTCTCGTCGGAGTTCCAGCAGCTGGTCCGGGGGATCTGGGCCGTCCCGGTGAACCTCCCCTTCACCACCTTCGGCAAGTGCCTCGCCGCgagccggcgcgggcggcgcgccgTGGCGCGGATCgtggaggagaggcggcgagcgagcggcggcagcgccggcgacCTGGTGACGCACATGCTGGCCGAGGGGATGGACGAGGAGGAGATCATCGACAACGTCGTGTTCCtgatggtggcggcgcacgACACCACCGCCGTGCTCctcaccttcctcctccgccacctcgacGGCAACCGGGCGGCCTACGAGCGGGTCGCGGCGGAGCAGGAGGCGAtcgcggcgcagcggcggcgcaggggaggCTCCGGCTCCGCCCTGACGTGGGACGACCTCGCCGGGATGAGGTACACgtgggcggcggccatggagacGCTGCGGATGGTGCCGCCGACGTTCGCGAACATGAGGAAGGCGGTGGCCGACGTCGAGGTCGGCGGCTACGTGATACCCAAGGGGTGGCAGGTGATAAccgcggcgacgatgacgcACCTGGACCCGGCCATCTTCCCGGACCCCGGCAGGTTCGAGCCGGCGAGgttcgaggcggcggcggcgaagtcggCGCCCCCGCCGTTCAGCTACGTgccgttcggcggcggcgcgcgcgcgtgccccGGGAACGAGTTCGCGAGGGCGGAGACGCTGGTGGCCATGCACTACATCGTCACCGGGTTCAGGTggaggctcgccgccggctgcgacggcggcttCTCCAGGCACCCGCTGCCGTGTCCAAACCAgggcctcctcctcgacatcgAGCCCAAAGAATACAATGAATTGTGCTGA